A window of the Arachis duranensis cultivar V14167 chromosome 5, aradu.V14167.gnm2.J7QH, whole genome shotgun sequence genome harbors these coding sequences:
- the LOC107489175 gene encoding uncharacterized protein LOC107489175, producing MARISLDYSAGGSMHMQKTIGEARELIETVATNQHLYSSLETSIKGETQVVLLTEECSAIIQNNLLEKLKDPGSFMIPCTLGDACTRTTLCDLRASINLIPASLIKKLSLTDEVKPTLMCLQLVDGSIKIPSGVVEDMIVRVGPFVFPNDFVVLDMEGHKSASLILGRPFLVTGRTLMDVEKGEVTLRVNEEKFVLTAVKAMHHPDIPEEFMSIDLIDSLVEEVNMAESLKEGLDDILDEILSLIQRNL from the exons ATGGCTAGAATATCCTTGGACTACTCTGCTGGTGGTTCCATGCACATGCAAAAGACCATTGGAGAGGCTCGAGAGCTTATTGAGACAGTTGCCActaatcagcatctgtactcatCTCTTGAGACCTCTATAAAAGGAGAG ACACAAGTAGTCCTCCTCACTGAggaatgcagtgcaatcattcAGAACAACTTactagagaagcttaaagaccctggaagctttatgataccatgcactcTAGGTGATGCTTGTACAAGGACAACTCTATGTGACCTTagagcaagcatcaacctaatacctgcttCACTAATAAAGAAGCTTAgtttgactgatgaagttaaaccaaccctcATGTGCCTTCAACTTGTTGATGGTTCTATTAAGATACCATCAGGAGTagttgaagacatgattgttaGGGTTGGACCCTTTGTCTTTCCCAATGACTTTGTGGTATTGGACATGGAGGGGCACAAGAGTGCATCCcttatcctaggaagacctttcctagttACAGGACGGACCCTCATGgatgttgaaaaaggggaagtaaccctaagagtcaatgaggaaAAGTTCGTATTGACTGCTGTCAAGGCTATGCATCATCCAGACATTCCTGAGGAATTTATGAGCATTGACCTCATTGATTCCCTAGTGGAAGAGGTCAACATGGCCGAAAGCCTCAAGGAAGGGCTAGATGACATCCTTGATGAGATACTCAGCCTGATTCAGAGGAACCTCTAG